AGAGAACGTGTTGCCGGAAACAGATCAGCTGTGCAGCGAAGCGGTGTGGTTTACACAGAATATGCTGCTGGGGTCACAGCGCGACATGGACGACATTGCGGATGCAGTGCAAAAGATCTATGAGAACAGGGACAAGCTGGCTTGAGGCTTCATCGAGGTAAACAGATTTTTCGTTGAAATTGAGCTCGACCGGAAAGGATCGGCTGCAAACGGTCGCTGGTTTGAAATAAAACCGGAACCGGTTGTTGCGGCCGGTCCTTTCTGTTTGTACCTCGGCTGGGCCGGCGCTCGGTCTGACGAAAAAACAGCCGCTGACACCAAAACGGCTATTCCATCTTTTTCGACGTCGCCAGAGCGATGACTCTGCCCTGATCTCCCACTGCACAGTAGAAATGATACACAATCCCCTCATGCGTCACCAGCCATGGTTTGTGCGCATAGGTGGCGTCCCACGGTTCCGAGGGTTCGATCAGATGCGGGCCCTCCCAATCGGTCCAATGAACTAGATCATAGGAACAGGCAAAGGTGTCAAAGGCATCGGGCTGCCAGAACGCGCCGAAATAAAACATGACCCAGAGATCATTGATTTTGACGATCTGCGGATCGCCGCAGATGCCCGGCTGCGGACCATGGTCGATAACCGGTTCGACGCCATAGCGCTGCCAATGCCGTAAATCATGCGATACCGCCATGCCGATGCGCTCTACTTTCGGACCTTGCTGACGGGCGTTGTAGAAC
The sequence above is a segment of the bacterium genome. Coding sequences within it:
- a CDS encoding DegT/DnrJ/EryC1/StrS family aminotransferase gives rise to the protein ENVLPETDQLCSEAVWFTQNMLLGSQRDMDDIADAVQKIYENRDKLA